The following coding sequences lie in one Rickettsia hoogstraalii genomic window:
- the rhuM gene encoding RhuM family protein — MLRKSSCCIFCNSSNRRRKECRKQIEYYNLDAIISVGYRVNSKRGNAFRKWATNLLKEYLIKGYSINKIKSLKRN, encoded by the coding sequence ATGCTTAGGAAAAGCAGCTGTTGCATTTTTTGCAACAGTTCAAATAGAAGGAGAAAAGAGTGTAGAAAGCAAATAGAATATTATAATTTAGATGCTATAATATCAGTAGGATATAGGGTAAATTCTAAGAGAGGGAACGCTTTTAGAAAATGGGCTACAAACTTACTTAAAGAATATCTCATTAAAGGATATAGTATTAACAAGATAAAATCACTAAAAAGAAATTAA
- the mlaD gene encoding outer membrane lipid asymmetry maintenance protein MlaD — protein sequence MKQNIIETIIGFIVLIIALLFLIFAYKTGSSITSSKGYQVTANFQSAEGIAVGSDVMISGIKIGSVKKITLDPNSFYASVYLNINDDVKIPKDSKAQVVTSGLLGGKYISIVPGNDDENLAANEEIRYTQSAINIESLINKIVSSFGSK from the coding sequence ATGAAACAGAACATTATTGAAACAATTATCGGCTTTATAGTATTAATTATTGCTTTGCTATTTTTGATTTTTGCCTACAAAACAGGTAGTTCTATAACTAGCTCAAAAGGTTATCAGGTAACTGCTAATTTTCAGAGTGCAGAGGGTATAGCAGTCGGAAGCGACGTAATGATCTCAGGTATAAAAATAGGTAGTGTAAAGAAAATTACTTTAGATCCGAATAGCTTTTATGCAAGTGTATATCTAAATATTAATGATGATGTTAAAATACCTAAAGATTCTAAAGCCCAAGTAGTCACCAGCGGGTTACTTGGAGGTAAATATATTTCAATTGTGCCTGGTAATGATGATGAAAATTTAGCGGCTAATGAAGAGATAAGATATACTCAATCAGCAATTAATATTGAATCATTAATTAATAAAATTGTTTCTTCATTTGGTAGTAAATAG
- a CDS encoding M23 family metallopeptidase, translating to MSFKKYIFLLLIVFLVQGCSSIKESSDTTLLSVTSSQLKQKYKISHADLVVQYDLTNKNSKCIYAKNLGLIINNPKQNKIFLQKFHNKNPAEFNKAAEIKIADIKAVVTKLNSKYKFLSKPEASYFAKKQTHRNNISELTKLDKIISTIPLMMPEYEPKITSHYGTRKSPHKKKRKKKCFHSGIDLQAKKAAPIYAAASGIVIKAARAPDYGNFVEIKHGRKFVTKYAHLKEMSVKEGNKIKRGQFIGIQGKTGNATGEHLHFEILLDNKAINPFDFIFNCRKC from the coding sequence ATGTCTTTTAAAAAATATATATTTTTACTGCTTATAGTTTTTCTTGTTCAAGGTTGTAGCAGTATTAAAGAGTCTAGCGATACTACTTTACTTTCTGTAACTTCATCTCAATTAAAGCAAAAATATAAAATCAGTCATGCGGATTTAGTAGTACAGTATGATTTAACAAATAAAAATAGCAAATGTATATATGCAAAAAACTTAGGTCTAATAATTAATAACCCTAAACAAAATAAGATTTTTCTACAAAAATTCCATAATAAAAATCCGGCAGAATTTAATAAAGCAGCCGAAATAAAAATAGCTGATATAAAGGCAGTTGTAACAAAACTAAATTCAAAATATAAGTTTCTTTCTAAACCGGAAGCTAGCTATTTTGCAAAAAAACAAACTCATAGGAATAATATCTCGGAATTAACCAAGCTTGATAAAATAATTAGTACAATACCGCTTATGATGCCGGAATATGAGCCGAAAATTACTAGCCATTACGGAACTAGGAAAAGTCCTCATAAAAAGAAAAGAAAAAAGAAATGTTTCCATAGCGGTATTGATTTACAAGCTAAAAAAGCAGCACCGATATATGCAGCAGCAAGCGGAATTGTTATAAAAGCCGCTAGAGCACCTGATTACGGGAATTTTGTTGAGATTAAACATGGACGCAAATTTGTTACGAAATATGCTCATTTAAAGGAAATGTCAGTTAAGGAAGGAAATAAAATTAAGCGGGGTCAATTTATCGGTATACAAGGAAAAACCGGTAATGCTACGGGTGAGCATTTGCATTTTGAAATTCTACTAGACAACAAAGCAATCAATCCGTTTGACTTTATTTTTAACTGCCGTAAATGTTAA
- a CDS encoding lipid A biosynthesis lauroyl acyltransferase: MKKFLKKLRYLIEYFIVVIFLKVIGIFGVDKAADICSFIARKVGILFAVNKIARRNIKAVFGDMCDVEKIIDQTWDNFGRFIGESAYVNKMSETELENRAEIIGIENIKKLGEQPFLLFSGHFANWDIGLNLLHKSYPKFAVIYRKANNPYVNKLINESRASDKLRLIPKGPDGSRALVRAIKESESIVMLVDQKMNDGIEVPFLGYPAMTANAIAKIALQYKYPIIPCQIIRTKGSYFKVIVHPQLKFEQTGDNKVDCYNIMLNINQMLGAWVKQNPSQWFWFHNRWKK; encoded by the coding sequence ATGAAAAAATTTTTAAAAAAGCTCAGATATTTAATTGAGTATTTTATCGTCGTTATATTCCTTAAAGTAATAGGAATATTCGGTGTAGATAAAGCAGCAGATATTTGTAGTTTTATAGCAAGAAAAGTCGGTATATTATTCGCCGTTAATAAAATTGCTAGACGAAATATTAAAGCAGTATTCGGCGATATGTGTGATGTTGAAAAAATCATAGATCAAACTTGGGATAATTTCGGCAGATTTATAGGCGAGAGTGCTTATGTTAATAAAATGAGCGAAACCGAGTTAGAAAATAGAGCCGAGATAATAGGTATTGAGAATATTAAAAAGCTAGGAGAGCAACCCTTTTTATTATTTAGCGGTCACTTTGCCAATTGGGATATCGGTCTTAATCTTCTGCATAAATCTTATCCGAAATTTGCCGTAATTTATCGTAAGGCAAATAACCCGTATGTTAATAAGCTAATTAATGAAAGTCGGGCTAGTGATAAATTGAGGCTTATACCGAAAGGTCCTGACGGTAGCAGAGCTTTAGTTAGGGCTATCAAGGAGAGTGAATCTATTGTTATGCTTGTTGATCAAAAAATGAACGATGGAATTGAAGTGCCTTTTTTAGGATATCCTGCTATGACTGCAAACGCCATAGCTAAAATTGCTTTGCAGTATAAATATCCAATTATACCTTGCCAAATCATTAGAACTAAAGGCAGTTATTTTAAAGTAATAGTTCACCCGCAATTAAAGTTTGAGCAAACCGGTGATAATAAAGTTGATTGCTATAATATTATGCTTAATATTAATCAAATGCTAGGAGCATGGGTTAAGCAAAATCCTTCTCAATGGTTCTGGTTTCACAATAGATGGAAGAAATAA
- the lpxK gene encoding tetraacyldisaccharide 4'-kinase, translating to MIKLLYPEFWQKRNIIAYLLLPISLIYQFLGYLRASLARPIMLPAKVICVGNCSVGGTGKTQIVMYLAKLLRAKNVSFVIVTKAYGSNLKSATTIHQGHTALEVGDEGVILAKYGTVIATKNIKEILPLINELKPDIIIIDDFLQNPYFHKDFTIVSVDSQRLFGNGFLIPAGPLRQYPNKALDAADLIFLVSSTNDKIPNILTPYVNKLINAQIVPSNNIDKTKNYFAFSGIGNPERFFSTLKNYGLNITDYKIFPDHYNYLQADLENLYSLAKEHNATLITTRKDYVKFNEFSYNDITCLDVELSINNPDLLNEKIFKKAQIFN from the coding sequence ATGATCAAACTTTTATATCCTGAATTTTGGCAGAAGCGAAATATTATAGCTTATTTGCTTTTGCCTATAAGCTTGATATATCAATTTTTAGGCTATTTACGAGCTAGTTTAGCACGTCCTATTATGTTGCCTGCTAAAGTTATTTGTGTCGGTAATTGTAGCGTAGGAGGTACGGGTAAGACACAGATAGTAATGTATCTAGCCAAATTACTGAGAGCTAAAAATGTAAGTTTTGTAATAGTAACTAAGGCTTATGGTAGTAACCTTAAAAGTGCAACTACCATACATCAAGGACATACAGCATTAGAGGTAGGAGATGAGGGAGTAATACTTGCAAAGTATGGAACAGTTATTGCTACTAAAAATATTAAAGAGATTTTACCATTAATTAACGAGCTTAAACCTGATATAATAATAATTGATGATTTCCTACAAAATCCTTATTTTCATAAAGATTTTACTATAGTTTCAGTAGATAGCCAAAGGCTTTTCGGCAATGGCTTTCTAATTCCTGCTGGTCCTTTAAGACAATATCCAAATAAAGCCCTTGATGCAGCTGATTTAATTTTTTTAGTCAGTAGTACCAATGATAAAATACCGAATATTTTAACTCCTTATGTCAATAAATTAATAAATGCTCAAATAGTTCCTTCAAATAATATAGATAAAACTAAAAATTATTTTGCTTTTAGCGGTATCGGTAATCCTGAGCGTTTCTTTTCGACTTTAAAAAATTATGGACTGAATATAACCGATTACAAAATTTTTCCTGATCATTATAATTATTTACAAGCAGATTTAGAAAATTTATATTCATTAGCTAAAGAGCATAATGCTACCTTAATTACTACACGAAAAGATTATGTTAAGTTTAATGAATTTAGCTATAATGATATTACTTGTTTAGATGTAGAATTATCTATCAATAATCCTGATTTATTAAATGAAAAAATTTTTAAAAAAGCTCAGATATTTAATTGA
- the tgt gene encoding tRNA guanosine(34) transglycosylase Tgt, which translates to MSKFSFNIHHQNKKARSGVITTAHGEIRTPAFMPVGTRGTVKAMLPESVVETGADILLGNTYHLMLQPSAECIAHLGGLHKFMNWDKPILTDSGGFQVMSLSKLRKITAEGVSFSSHINGDKYMLTPERSTEIQHLLGSTITMAFDECTPYPATFEEAKTSMQLTTRWANRSRNAFVKRDGYAQFGIIQGSVYEELREESAKDLVGLDFEGYAIGGLAVGEGQELMFKVLDYAPDFLPQNKPRYLMGVGKPADIIGAVRRGIDMFDCVIPTRSGRNGQAFTKYGTVNIRNSKYADNNEPLEHDCLCPACKNYSKAYLHHLVRIGEILGAMLMTWHNLTYFQNLMSRIREYIKLGKDFDFDS; encoded by the coding sequence GTGTCAAAATTTTCTTTTAATATTCATCATCAGAATAAAAAAGCTAGAAGCGGTGTTATAACAACTGCACATGGAGAGATTCGCACTCCTGCTTTTATGCCGGTCGGGACTAGAGGCACTGTTAAGGCAATGCTACCTGAATCAGTAGTTGAAACGGGAGCAGATATACTCCTTGGCAATACTTATCATTTAATGCTTCAGCCAAGTGCCGAGTGTATAGCACACCTTGGCGGTTTGCATAAATTCATGAATTGGGATAAGCCGATATTAACCGATTCCGGCGGTTTTCAGGTAATGTCGTTATCGAAGTTACGCAAAATAACTGCAGAGGGAGTAAGTTTCAGCTCTCATATTAACGGTGATAAATATATGTTAACGCCTGAGCGTTCTACCGAAATACAACATTTACTCGGTAGTACTATCACTATGGCTTTTGATGAATGTACGCCTTACCCTGCAACCTTTGAAGAAGCTAAAACTTCTATGCAGCTTACGACTAGATGGGCGAATAGATCGCGCAATGCTTTTGTTAAACGAGATGGATATGCACAATTCGGTATTATTCAAGGTAGTGTTTACGAAGAATTACGTGAGGAGTCAGCTAAAGATTTAGTAGGACTCGATTTTGAGGGTTATGCTATAGGCGGGCTTGCAGTAGGCGAAGGGCAGGAGCTTATGTTTAAAGTACTTGATTATGCTCCCGATTTTCTACCGCAAAATAAGCCGCGCTATTTAATGGGAGTCGGTAAGCCTGCTGATATTATCGGTGCTGTACGCCGAGGTATAGATATGTTTGACTGTGTAATCCCAACACGTTCAGGTCGTAACGGTCAGGCTTTTACCAAATACGGCACGGTAAATATCCGCAATAGCAAATATGCCGATAATAACGAGCCGCTTGAACATGATTGCCTATGCCCTGCTTGTAAAAACTATAGTAAAGCTTATCTGCATCATTTAGTTAGAATCGGTGAAATACTTGGAGCAATGTTAATGACGTGGCATAATCTAACATATTTTCAAAACCTCATGAGCCGCATTAGAGAATATATTAAACTAGGTAAAGATTTTGATTTTGATTCTTAA
- the ligA gene encoding NAD-dependent DNA ligase LigA — protein sequence MQNIDLISEEEAKKLLEELSCKIAVYNHAYYIEDNPLVSDAEYDQLFNTNLKLEQKFPHLVLENSPSKKVGAKIANKFAKVTHQAPMLSLSNVFDEQDVRDFVDRIKSFLRLDEFAPIFCEPKIDGLSFSAIYKNGLLITGATRGDGYVGEDITANIKTIKNFPHKIDNAPEFLEVRGEIYIEKQDFLNLNEEQEEQGRDKFANPRNAAAGSLRQLDSSITAKRPLKYFVYSGGVTEQNLASSQDQLLKKLKEFGFCVNEISKLADSEEEIFAFYKYLKTNRENLPYEIDGVVYKLNDFTLQNRMGFIARSPRFATAHKFPAIIGRTKLLSITVQVGRTGTLTPVAELEPIEIGGVTVSRATLYNFQEIMRKDVRIGDYVFLQRAGDVIPKITGVDTRKRPNDTAMFDTPLFCPSCNSKLYYVPEDIIIRCDNGLNCPAQNYERIRHFVSKNAMDIEGLGCKQVEFLIDKGLISNPLDIFFLKEKNDSSLAKLENMNGWGKKSVENLFKNIEKSQKISLPRFIYALGIRHIGEQNAKLLAREFGSYANFIAQMELLSKNDSDIYQKLNNLEGIGDKILVDIIDFFDVKENTQLIKKLGEILNIEDYKETREQSSLTGKIVVFTGSLPTISRAEAKVTAEKLGAKVAASVSSNTDLVIAGLDAGSKLKKAKELNIKIIDEEEWLALIKNA from the coding sequence ATGCAAAATATTGATTTAATATCTGAAGAAGAAGCAAAAAAATTACTAGAAGAACTCAGCTGTAAAATAGCAGTGTATAATCATGCTTATTATATAGAAGATAATCCTTTAGTTTCAGATGCCGAATATGATCAGCTATTTAATACCAATCTCAAGTTAGAACAAAAATTTCCTCACTTAGTTTTAGAAAATAGTCCTAGCAAAAAAGTAGGAGCAAAAATAGCAAATAAATTTGCTAAAGTTACGCATCAAGCACCTATGCTATCTCTTAGTAATGTTTTTGATGAGCAAGATGTAAGAGATTTTGTAGATCGTATAAAAAGCTTCTTACGTCTTGATGAGTTTGCTCCTATCTTTTGCGAGCCTAAAATAGACGGTTTGTCTTTTTCTGCTATTTATAAAAACGGGTTACTTATAACGGGAGCTACAAGAGGTGACGGATATGTCGGTGAAGATATAACGGCAAATATTAAAACGATCAAAAATTTTCCTCATAAAATAGATAATGCTCCGGAATTTTTAGAAGTACGCGGGGAAATTTATATTGAAAAACAAGATTTTTTAAACCTAAATGAAGAACAAGAAGAGCAGGGCAGAGATAAATTTGCTAACCCCCGTAATGCTGCTGCCGGTTCGCTTCGTCAGCTTGATTCTTCTATTACGGCTAAACGACCGCTCAAATATTTTGTATATTCAGGAGGAGTAACTGAGCAGAATCTCGCTTCTTCTCAAGATCAATTACTTAAAAAATTAAAAGAATTCGGCTTTTGCGTTAATGAAATATCTAAGCTTGCAGATTCCGAAGAAGAAATTTTTGCCTTTTATAAATATCTCAAAACAAATAGAGAAAATTTACCTTATGAAATTGATGGAGTAGTATATAAGCTAAATGATTTTACACTGCAAAATAGAATGGGTTTTATTGCTAGATCTCCAAGATTTGCTACCGCTCATAAATTTCCTGCTATAATAGGACGAACAAAACTGCTTTCTATTACGGTGCAAGTCGGTAGAACCGGTACGTTAACGCCGGTAGCCGAGCTTGAACCTATAGAAATAGGCGGGGTAACCGTTAGCAGAGCAACGCTGTATAATTTTCAGGAAATCATGCGAAAAGACGTACGTATCGGCGATTATGTATTCTTGCAGCGTGCCGGTGACGTTATTCCTAAAATTACGGGAGTTGATACTCGGAAGCGTCCTAATGATACAGCAATGTTTGATACTCCTTTATTTTGCCCGTCATGTAATTCTAAGTTGTATTATGTGCCTGAAGATATTATTATACGCTGTGATAACGGTCTTAACTGTCCTGCTCAGAATTATGAGCGTATCCGTCATTTTGTATCGAAAAATGCTATGGATATTGAAGGGCTAGGATGTAAGCAAGTTGAGTTTTTAATAGATAAGGGGTTAATTAGCAATCCACTCGATATATTCTTCTTAAAAGAAAAAAATGATTCTAGCTTAGCAAAACTTGAAAATATGAATGGGTGGGGTAAAAAATCAGTAGAAAATCTTTTTAAAAATATAGAAAAATCACAAAAAATTAGCTTACCAAGATTTATATATGCTCTAGGTATTAGGCATATCGGCGAACAAAATGCTAAATTACTTGCTAGAGAATTTGGCAGCTATGCTAATTTTATAGCTCAAATGGAATTGCTTAGCAAAAACGATTCGGATATCTATCAAAAACTAAACAATTTAGAAGGAATCGGTGATAAGATTTTAGTAGATATTATTGACTTTTTTGACGTTAAAGAAAATACCCAGCTTATCAAAAAACTTGGTGAAATATTAAATATTGAAGATTATAAAGAGACCAGGGAACAAAGCAGTTTAACAGGTAAGATAGTGGTATTTACCGGTAGTTTACCGACGATATCTAGAGCGGAAGCTAAAGTGACGGCTGAGAAGCTTGGAGCTAAAGTTGCAGCTAGCGTATCATCTAATACGGATTTAGTAATAGCAGGCCTTGATGCAGGCAGTAAGCTTAAAAAAGCTAAAGAGCTTAATATTAAAATTATTGATGAAGAAGAATGGCTTGCTCTTATAAAAAATGCTTAG
- a CDS encoding glycoside hydrolase family 3 N-terminal domain-containing protein, whose amino-acid sequence MTIRQMVKPVIIGISGPELTDAERELFEEHNPLSVILFRRNIRKNDNGEQDKETLIKLIADIKEVLGENTIISIDQEGGRVKRLIAPTFYDAPAAQTFVDVQKCKQNYSNIGKELREVGINLDFAPVADLIHEGADKIVGDRSFGSEPEVVVPLCLAAIDGLQEEKVVACIKHIPGHGRAKVDSHIGLPIVDTSLKELEDTDFKVFKELAKHDNIKLAMTAHIIYKALDSENSATLSKKVIDYIKNNIGFKGLIISDAIDMKALSGSMVDITKGVLDAGVDIVLECTGEFNKMSEVLGSVSESSIDKFSDLLIA is encoded by the coding sequence ATGACAATAAGACAAATGGTAAAGCCGGTAATTATAGGCATATCCGGTCCTGAATTAACCGATGCTGAAAGAGAATTATTTGAAGAGCATAATCCTTTAAGTGTAATTTTATTCCGTCGTAATATTAGAAAGAATGATAACGGTGAGCAGGATAAAGAAACTCTTATTAAGCTTATTGCAGATATAAAAGAAGTGTTAGGAGAAAATACTATCATCTCTATAGATCAAGAGGGCGGTAGGGTAAAAAGGCTCATAGCACCGACTTTTTATGACGCTCCGGCTGCTCAAACTTTCGTTGATGTGCAAAAGTGCAAACAAAACTATAGCAATATAGGCAAAGAGCTAAGAGAAGTAGGTATTAATCTAGATTTTGCTCCGGTAGCGGATTTGATTCACGAAGGAGCAGACAAGATAGTCGGAGATAGAAGTTTTGGTTCAGAGCCGGAAGTAGTCGTACCTTTATGTTTAGCTGCTATAGACGGATTACAAGAAGAGAAAGTCGTGGCTTGCATCAAGCACATTCCAGGGCATGGTAGAGCTAAAGTAGATAGCCATATAGGGTTACCTATTGTTGATACTAGCTTAAAAGAACTAGAGGATACAGATTTTAAAGTATTTAAGGAGCTAGCGAAGCACGATAATATTAAACTTGCTATGACGGCACATATAATTTACAAAGCTCTTGATTCTGAGAATTCTGCCACCCTATCAAAAAAAGTTATAGACTATATTAAAAATAATATCGGCTTTAAAGGGCTTATTATTTCCGATGCAATAGATATGAAAGCTTTAAGCGGTAGTATGGTAGATATTACCAAAGGAGTTTTAGATGCAGGTGTAGATATAGTGCTTGAATGTACCGGAGAATTTAACAAAATGTCTGAAGTTCTAGGTAGTGTTTCGGAAAGTTCTATAGATAAATTTTCTGACCTGTTAATTGCTTAA
- a CDS encoding Fic family protein → MINQNLVNSTGQELINLIKNYSKTWEILVKYDEDKLNPPTKLQAETNALLDYKESLEVIKKLKQELGNHEDAEISNLFGAERDNSFKGILGNIDQTFDSKSLYNSAEEKAAHLLYFIIKDHPFSDGNKRIGCLLFYFILPKQKLD, encoded by the coding sequence TTGATAAATCAAAATTTGGTAAATAGTACAGGACAAGAATTAATTAATCTTATAAAGAATTACTCTAAAACATGGGAGATATTAGTTAAATATGATGAAGACAAATTAAATCCACCGACAAAATTACAGGCAGAAACTAATGCATTATTAGATTATAAAGAGTCTTTAGAAGTAATTAAAAAGTTAAAGCAAGAATTAGGCAACCATGAGGATGCAGAAATAAGTAATTTATTTGGAGCTGAAAGAGACAATAGTTTTAAAGGAATCTTAGGTAATATTGATCAAACTTTTGACAGTAAATCTTTATATAATTCGGCAGAAGAAAAAGCAGCTCATTTGTTATATTTCATAATAAAAGATCATCCATTTAGTGATGGTAATAAAAGAATAGGTTGTTTACTTTTTTACTTTATCTTACCAAAGCAAAAATTGGATTAA
- a CDS encoding HD domain-containing protein, with the protein MEDISSWKEKFEICIYAEKLIDKLEYLNDKVKNPVDIEEVKKGIYYARKHHGLQMRQSGDPYYSHPIEVAIMLAEFVADEAPKLFTSNMINTALLHDTIEDTELTEKMIIKIFGKEIAKHVEGLTRIKPYGKISAEESLNLLIKQKRYDTALIKLFDRIHNVQTLAAKSPEKAKKIILETFKKFLVVAIHLECYEIEEKFNEICYRFLYKDKFSQQKQISLFTMNNLLLFPTFENDLDQTYKL; encoded by the coding sequence ATGGAAGATATAAGCTCTTGGAAAGAAAAGTTTGAAATTTGCATTTACGCTGAAAAGCTGATTGATAAACTCGAATATTTAAACGATAAAGTAAAAAATCCCGTTGATATAGAAGAAGTCAAAAAAGGTATCTACTACGCCCGTAAACATCACGGCTTGCAAATGCGTCAATCGGGCGATCCTTACTACTCTCACCCAATTGAGGTAGCGATTATGCTTGCGGAGTTTGTAGCAGACGAAGCCCCTAAGCTTTTTACTTCTAATATGATAAATACTGCTCTACTTCACGATACTATTGAGGATACAGAGCTTACTGAAAAGATGATCATCAAAATTTTTGGTAAAGAAATAGCAAAACATGTAGAAGGTTTAACTAGAATCAAACCTTATGGAAAAATCAGTGCCGAGGAAAGCTTAAACCTGTTAATCAAACAAAAAAGATATGATACCGCACTTATAAAATTATTTGATCGTATTCATAATGTACAAACATTAGCAGCTAAATCACCTGAAAAAGCAAAGAAGATCATTTTGGAAACATTTAAGAAATTTCTAGTTGTTGCTATACATTTAGAGTGTTATGAAATTGAAGAAAAGTTTAATGAAATTTGCTATAGGTTTTTATACAAAGACAAATTTTCTCAACAAAAACAAATATCATTATTCACCATGAATAACCTGCTTCTTTTTCCAACTTTTGAAAATGATTTAGACCAAACATACAAATTATAA
- a CDS encoding HU family DNA-binding protein translates to MTITKEKIATMLSSKLGFSNNLCEEIVNTVFSNILEIAKEQKLTLKNFGSFEVKQKNPRPGINFHTKSPIIIESKKNLRFVPSSKLKALVNEHDKQ, encoded by the coding sequence ATGACTATTACCAAAGAAAAAATTGCAACCATGTTAAGCTCCAAATTAGGTTTTTCAAATAATTTATGCGAGGAAATAGTTAATACGGTTTTTTCTAATATTTTAGAAATAGCAAAAGAGCAAAAGTTAACTTTAAAGAATTTCGGCAGTTTTGAGGTTAAACAAAAAAATCCACGTCCCGGAATAAATTTTCATACTAAATCACCAATAATTATAGAATCAAAAAAGAATTTGCGTTTTGTCCCGTCTTCCAAATTAAAAGCCCTAGTTAACGAACATGACAAACAATAA
- a CDS encoding MerR family transcriptional regulator, whose protein sequence is MTNNKLTKKYYSAGEVIKHLNIALHQLRYLETKIPDLSNYKINNRKYYTVNDIDLLQKSLKKDITSLSTDKVDILLTNFHNLSLQIKKILADSLMTCV, encoded by the coding sequence ATGACAAACAATAAGCTAACAAAAAAATATTATTCTGCTGGTGAGGTAATTAAGCATTTAAATATTGCTTTACATCAATTAAGATATCTAGAGACAAAAATCCCTGATTTATCTAATTATAAAATAAATAATAGGAAATATTATACCGTTAATGATATCGATCTACTTCAAAAATCTTTAAAGAAAGATATTACATCTCTGTCTACCGATAAAGTTGATATATTACTTACCAACTTCCATAATTTATCTCTTCAAATAAAAAAAATTCTTGCCGATTCCTTGATGACTTGCGTATAG
- a CDS encoding guanosine polyphosphate pyrophosphohydrolase: MICDIINLLKEDLNKADIENEIYMRLKEPYSVLKKMKRKKVPIDALKDLIACRVIVKSKALCYNALDVVKSSPHLDWLYTKDYINRPKSNDYQSLHNIMQLLYSKRNFEIQIRSEDMHKDAELGRAAHLNYKEEQDRHLKKVFDVSNDTILSKARQMVKQFEGLEEQIVEYEKEIMRIWDTKYDEMLKWENTAEVLIFNEE; encoded by the coding sequence TTGATTTGTGATATTATTAATCTGCTTAAAGAAGATTTAAATAAAGCAGATATAGAAAATGAGATATATATGCGTCTTAAAGAACCTTATTCTGTTTTAAAAAAGATGAAAAGGAAAAAAGTGCCGATTGATGCGTTGAAAGACTTAATTGCATGTAGGGTTATAGTTAAATCTAAAGCTCTATGCTATAATGCTTTGGACGTAGTTAAGAGTTCTCCGCATTTAGATTGGTTATACACCAAAGATTATATCAATAGACCAAAAAGCAACGACTATCAGTCTCTTCATAATATAATGCAGCTTTTATACTCTAAACGTAATTTTGAAATACAGATAAGAAGTGAAGATATGCATAAAGATGCTGAGCTTGGTAGAGCGGCTCATTTAAATTACAAAGAAGAACAAGACCGTCATTTGAAAAAAGTTTTTGACGTTAGTAATGACACGATACTTTCTAAAGCACGTCAAATGGTGAAACAATTTGAAGGATTAGAAGAGCAAATTGTAGAATATGAAAAAGAAATTATGCGTATTTGGGATACTAAATACGACGAAATGCTAAAATGGGAAAATACTGCTGAAGTGCTAATATTTAATGAAGAGTAG
- the bcp gene encoding thioredoxin-dependent thiol peroxidase → MTLELGKKAPDFSLHIGNDKIIKLSDLKEKFVVLYFYPKDDTPGCTIEAQDFNRLKPEFDKLNTVIIGVSKDKLDSHDKFKEKYSLGFDLASDANSNLCEQLGVWIEKSMFGKKYMGIDRATFLLDKEGIVKHIWRSVNAKNHAQEVLEKLKTLL, encoded by the coding sequence ATGACATTAGAACTAGGAAAAAAAGCTCCTGATTTTTCGCTGCACATAGGTAACGATAAAATAATTAAACTATCGGATTTAAAAGAAAAATTCGTAGTATTATATTTTTATCCGAAAGATGATACACCAGGATGTACTATTGAAGCACAAGATTTTAATAGGCTAAAACCGGAATTCGATAAACTTAATACGGTAATTATTGGAGTATCTAAAGATAAGCTTGACTCTCACGATAAATTTAAAGAAAAATATAGTTTGGGATTTGATTTGGCCTCTGATGCAAATTCAAATTTGTGTGAACAATTAGGGGTATGGATAGAAAAATCAATGTTCGGTAAAAAATATATGGGCATTGATAGAGCTACGTTTTTACTTGATAAGGAAGGAATAGTTAAGCATATTTGGCGTTCGGTAAATGCTAAAAATCACGCCCAAGAAGTACTTGAAAAATTAAAGACTCTACTCTGA